From Paenibacillus polymyxa, the proteins below share one genomic window:
- a CDS encoding BclA C-terminal domain-containing protein, giving the protein MGRPKLNQKKGRKKDVFVRAWFDKLEKKFEEMPPKKRSRSKRKSFGKDIIVKKQVVRVNINHDAEGDSRTTGDIAQFGYIYNVRPQLVSIEGEVMFDTNGILTPGIAHLPGTTQIAVADAGKYEVRFSVSGVEPNQFAIFINGVLAEGTVYGSGAGTQQNTGQAILALACGDVLTLRNHSSTAAVALQTQAGGTQASINASVLIRKLG; this is encoded by the coding sequence TTGGGTCGTCCTAAATTGAACCAAAAAAAAGGCCGTAAAAAAGATGTTTTTGTTCGTGCCTGGTTTGATAAGCTAGAAAAAAAGTTTGAGGAAATGCCCCCCAAAAAAAGAAGCCGCTCGAAACGGAAATCGTTTGGTAAAGACATCATTGTCAAAAAGCAAGTTGTACGTGTGAACATTAATCATGATGCTGAAGGGGATTCCAGAACCACAGGTGATATAGCGCAGTTCGGTTACATTTATAATGTGAGGCCCCAACTCGTTTCGATTGAAGGGGAGGTCATGTTCGATACGAACGGCATACTTACACCTGGGATTGCTCACCTTCCAGGGACTACACAAATTGCTGTAGCCGATGCAGGAAAGTATGAAGTCCGCTTTTCGGTGTCGGGTGTAGAACCTAACCAATTCGCCATCTTTATTAATGGCGTACTGGCTGAGGGAACCGTGTACGGCTCAGGAGCGGGAACACAACAGAACACCGGGCAAGCCATCCTCGCCCTGGCATGCGGTGATGTCCTTACTCTGCGTAACCATAGCTCTACTGCTGCTGTTGCCCTGCAAACACAGGCCGGAGGAACTCAAGCCAGCATAAACGCCTCTGTTCTCATTAGAAAATTGGGATAG
- a CDS encoding DegV family protein gives MRYKIIADSCCDLTTELKEEMQVTTIPLNMTLGEKCFIDDDTLDLPQFMEEMKACTTKIGSASPSPMLYKEAFQGAHTSFAITLSSNLSSSYSSALVAKDMAEEEGADVHVFDSKSASAGQILLALKLRKLIDEGYHKSEIISSLESFISKMKTYFVLENLDNLVKNGRMNKITGKILSFLHIRPILGSDGDGNIALFTQARGQNQIIEKLADTIEKSGRSTEGESIVITHCNNPGLAQKLMNTLKNRYQFKDIHIVPTRGISSMYANDKGIIIAF, from the coding sequence GTGAGATATAAAATCATAGCAGATAGTTGCTGCGACTTAACGACAGAGCTTAAAGAAGAGATGCAAGTAACTACGATTCCATTAAACATGACATTGGGTGAAAAATGCTTCATAGATGATGACACATTGGACTTGCCTCAGTTTATGGAAGAAATGAAAGCCTGTACAACCAAGATTGGTTCCGCATCACCATCACCTATGCTGTATAAGGAAGCCTTTCAAGGCGCGCATACTTCTTTTGCCATTACATTATCCAGCAACCTGTCCAGCTCGTATTCCAGTGCATTGGTAGCAAAGGATATGGCGGAAGAAGAGGGAGCGGATGTTCATGTATTCGATTCGAAAAGCGCATCGGCTGGGCAAATCTTGTTAGCTTTAAAACTACGCAAGCTGATTGACGAAGGATATCATAAAAGCGAAATTATCTCTTCCCTAGAGAGCTTTATCAGCAAGATGAAAACCTATTTTGTTTTAGAGAATTTGGATAATTTGGTCAAGAACGGACGAATGAATAAAATTACTGGAAAGATACTCTCATTCTTGCATATCAGACCCATTTTAGGTTCAGATGGTGACGGAAACATCGCATTATTTACTCAAGCCCGTGGTCAAAATCAAATCATTGAAAAGTTGGCAGATACCATTGAAAAAAGTGGTCGAAGTACCGAAGGAGAAAGCATCGTTATTACTCATTGCAATAATCCCGGACTGGCGCAAAAGTTAATGAATACCTTGAAGAACCGCTATCAATTTAAAGATATTCATATTGTGCCCACCAGGGGAATTAGTTCAATGTATGCCAATGACAAAGGGATCATTATCGCCTTTTAA
- a CDS encoding NAD(P)H-dependent oxidoreductase translates to MKHLIIYAHSNAESFNHAILETVVTTLKEKGDEVVVRDLYALNFQPVLKPEDTAAMRAGQTPADIKVEQEYITQSDTITFISPIWWTGLPAILKGYVDRVFAYGFAYTAGTEGINKLLTGKKGFIVNTHGTPNAIYDEIGMTTGLKLTSDTGIFDFVGIESVGHLLLGSIGYLDEDGYKGLLKQVQDTVKTVL, encoded by the coding sequence ATGAAACATCTTATCATCTATGCTCACTCTAACGCTGAAAGCTTTAATCACGCGATACTGGAAACGGTTGTAACCACCTTGAAGGAAAAAGGTGACGAAGTCGTTGTACGCGATCTATACGCTCTTAATTTTCAACCGGTATTAAAGCCTGAGGATACTGCTGCGATGAGAGCTGGACAAACACCGGCTGATATCAAAGTAGAGCAGGAGTATATCACGCAGTCCGATACGATTACGTTTATTTCGCCCATTTGGTGGACAGGACTTCCTGCGATCTTGAAAGGTTATGTTGATCGTGTATTTGCATACGGCTTTGCCTATACGGCTGGTACAGAAGGGATTAATAAGCTGCTTACAGGTAAAAAAGGGTTTATCGTGAATACACATGGTACTCCCAACGCAATCTACGATGAAATCGGTATGACCACAGGATTGAAGCTCACATCAGATACAGGAATTTTTGATTTCGTTGGAATTGAATCGGTTGGCCACTTGCTGCTTGGAAGTATCGGCTACCTTGATGAAGACGGTTATAAAGGATTGTTGAAACAAGTACAAGACACGGTTAAAACAGTGCTGTAA
- a CDS encoding MarR family winged helix-turn-helix transcriptional regulator produces MLKNNAAALVGTIRDSINKLIVSELESYGVEGIVPTHGGILMFLYQTDGLSIKELTQKIARQQPTVTVLIDKLVKLGYVERKKEREDSRLTLIYLTEKGKELEPIFETISYKLKETIYGGLKDEEQKQLEYLLEHVKNRF; encoded by the coding sequence ATGTTAAAAAATAATGCAGCTGCACTTGTAGGAACCATTAGGGACTCGATCAATAAATTAATTGTATCTGAGCTCGAATCCTATGGAGTTGAAGGAATTGTACCTACCCATGGTGGAATACTGATGTTTCTGTATCAAACGGATGGACTTTCGATTAAGGAATTGACGCAAAAAATTGCTCGTCAGCAGCCCACAGTCACTGTTCTGATCGACAAGCTAGTAAAATTGGGGTATGTGGAAAGGAAAAAAGAAAGGGAGGATAGCCGGCTTACTCTGATCTATCTTACCGAAAAGGGAAAAGAGCTGGAGCCTATATTTGAGACGATCTCCTATAAATTAAAAGAAACCATCTATGGGGGTCTCAAAGACGAGGAACAAAAACAACTGGAATATCTGCTGGAGCATGTAAAAAACAGGTTTTAA
- a CDS encoding iron-containing alcohol dehydrogenase, giving the protein MSAHVFFVPSINLMGKGCLHEVGPYIKELHLSKALVVTDKFLMKSGIAGKVTSLLNDIGLNYVVYDEVKPNPTCKNVHDGVQFLQDNGCDFLISIGGGSPQDTAKGIGIIATNGGHITEYEGVHQSKHKSLPIVAINTTAGTSAEITINYVITDEERKVKMVMVDKNSVATISVNDPELMVDKPAALTAATGLDALTHAIEALVTPGSYPVTNATALAAVELIFNNLARTVSDGHDIEAREQMVYAIFLGGLAFNNAGLGYVHAMAHQLGGVYDLPHGVCNAMLLPIVEEENAKHVPEKFRAIAKVIGFEDKGKTDKECADYVIQRIKDLSKEVGIPAKLSELGVNEVDLDLLAENSMKDACAPGNPFIPSKEQVIEMFKKIL; this is encoded by the coding sequence ATGAGCGCACATGTATTTTTTGTACCATCTATCAATCTGATGGGAAAAGGCTGTTTGCATGAAGTTGGACCCTATATAAAAGAACTACATTTAAGCAAAGCACTGGTCGTGACCGATAAGTTTCTGATGAAGAGTGGAATTGCAGGCAAGGTCACATCCTTGCTGAATGATATTGGCTTGAACTATGTAGTATACGATGAGGTCAAGCCCAATCCAACCTGTAAAAACGTACATGATGGCGTTCAATTTCTACAGGACAACGGCTGCGACTTTTTAATTTCTATTGGTGGAGGATCCCCACAGGATACGGCCAAGGGAATTGGCATTATTGCTACCAACGGGGGACATATAACGGAGTATGAGGGCGTTCATCAATCTAAGCATAAATCGCTGCCCATTGTCGCCATTAATACAACGGCAGGAACATCCGCAGAAATTACAATCAATTATGTCATTACGGACGAAGAGCGCAAAGTCAAAATGGTTATGGTTGACAAGAATAGCGTAGCTACGATTTCAGTCAACGACCCTGAACTGATGGTAGACAAACCCGCCGCATTAACGGCAGCTACAGGACTAGATGCTTTGACTCATGCCATTGAAGCTTTGGTTACTCCGGGTTCCTATCCTGTTACAAATGCGACCGCGTTGGCAGCAGTAGAACTTATTTTTAACAACTTGGCCCGTACAGTGAGCGACGGTCATGATATAGAAGCACGTGAACAAATGGTTTACGCTATTTTCTTGGGAGGACTTGCATTTAATAATGCCGGGTTGGGTTACGTCCATGCTATGGCCCATCAGCTAGGCGGCGTATACGATTTGCCTCATGGGGTTTGCAATGCCATGCTGCTGCCGATTGTGGAGGAGGAGAATGCCAAGCATGTACCAGAGAAGTTTCGTGCCATCGCTAAGGTAATCGGTTTTGAAGATAAGGGGAAAACGGATAAAGAATGCGCGGACTATGTAATTCAAAGAATCAAAGACCTGTCGAAGGAAGTAGGGATTCCTGCCAAACTTTCTGAACTAGGTGTAAATGAGGTGGATTTAGATTTGCTTGCCGAAAACTCCATGAAGGATGCTTGTGCTCCGGGCAATCCGTTCATACCTAGCAAAGAACAAGTTATCGAAATGTTTAAGAAAATTCTATAA
- a CDS encoding stalk domain-containing protein produces MTINKKVGLALLAVSLLQATPSYAKSAPLTPVTTVYVDDRPLELTAQPLLLDGTTLVPMRQLFEAQGAVLSWNGASKTVTATKNDTTLTYRIGEVAATLNDKTLSLNVPGQIIKGNTMIPLRFVSEALGSTVKWDALTRTIRIASKEDFFTTILSGVNLRSKPDSSEASPSLRLIPTGEKVHVIREVNALWLEVRTKNNLTGYISAKPKYSDYTSTSLAERQGDELIAYGQKFLGTPYEFGAATGQTATFDCSSFVGEVFRHTLSIDLPRVSYDQAKEGREVGLNELRKGDLLFFSARGLEIGHVAIYAGNNKLLHTFSKERGVHFDTFDDKWKKRFVTARRLF; encoded by the coding sequence ATGACAATCAACAAGAAAGTAGGGCTGGCTCTGCTGGCCGTATCACTGCTGCAAGCAACCCCATCTTACGCCAAGTCGGCGCCGCTAACTCCAGTAACAACCGTTTATGTGGATGACCGCCCGCTTGAGCTTACTGCCCAACCGCTACTGCTAGACGGGACAACGCTCGTCCCTATGCGTCAGTTGTTTGAGGCGCAAGGAGCTGTGCTTTCCTGGAACGGAGCCAGCAAAACCGTAACAGCAACCAAAAACGACACGACGCTGACCTATCGTATTGGAGAAGTTGCTGCCACCCTCAATGACAAAACGCTGTCCCTGAACGTTCCCGGACAGATTATTAAGGGCAACACAATGATTCCACTGCGTTTTGTGAGCGAAGCACTCGGGAGCACAGTGAAATGGGACGCTCTAACCCGGACGATCCGAATTGCCTCTAAAGAAGACTTTTTCACAACGATTCTTTCTGGAGTCAACTTGCGCAGCAAACCAGATTCATCAGAAGCTTCCCCTTCCCTGCGGCTTATTCCAACCGGTGAAAAGGTTCATGTCATCCGCGAGGTTAATGCTCTCTGGCTGGAAGTGCGCACTAAAAACAACCTGACCGGATACATATCGGCTAAACCAAAATACAGTGATTACACCAGCACTTCTCTAGCAGAACGGCAGGGTGATGAACTGATCGCCTACGGGCAAAAATTCCTTGGTACCCCTTATGAATTCGGCGCAGCAACCGGACAGACAGCGACCTTTGATTGTTCCTCATTTGTAGGGGAAGTGTTCCGACATACGCTCTCTATCGACCTCCCCCGTGTCTCTTACGATCAGGCAAAAGAAGGCCGGGAGGTGGGGCTGAACGAACTGCGCAAAGGTGACCTGCTGTTCTTCAGTGCGCGTGGGCTGGAGATCGGCCATGTGGCGATCTATGCAGGGAACAACAAATTGCTGCATACTTTCTCCAAAGAGCGCGGCGTTCATTTTGATACGTTTGACGATAAATGGAAGAAACGTTTCGTAACAGCCCGTAGACTGTTTTAA
- a CDS encoding GNAT family N-acetyltransferase gives MQFETDRLIIRDICRSDWGSIHTYTSLPQVTRHTAWGPNTEEDTKAYIEQVLVSQQEKPRQDYELAICLKNTGILIGGVGIHVKDTNAEVGYILNPDYQGKGYAAEAARTLLGFGFSTLDVHRIYATCRPENKASEKVMQQIGMQREGIMREHWYYKGEFHDSYLYSILVEEFL, from the coding sequence ATGCAATTTGAAACAGATCGGCTCATCATTCGTGATATTTGCAGATCCGATTGGGGAAGTATACATACCTACACGTCATTGCCCCAAGTTACTAGGCACACAGCATGGGGACCCAATACAGAAGAAGATACAAAGGCATATATAGAACAAGTTCTAGTCTCACAGCAGGAAAAGCCACGACAAGACTACGAACTAGCTATATGTCTGAAAAACACTGGAATTCTGATCGGCGGTGTTGGTATTCATGTCAAAGATACTAATGCAGAAGTGGGTTATATTTTAAACCCAGATTATCAAGGAAAGGGTTATGCAGCAGAAGCAGCACGAACCCTGCTAGGATTTGGATTTAGTACACTTGATGTCCATCGTATTTATGCAACATGTCGTCCAGAAAATAAAGCTTCTGAGAAGGTTATGCAACAGATCGGAATGCAACGTGAAGGTATAATGCGAGAACACTGGTACTACAAAGGCGAGTTTCATGATTCATATTTGTACTCTATTCTTGTTGAGGAATTCCTCTGA
- a CDS encoding iron chaperone: protein MEAFAEYLAHIDNPQHQARTEEVLAWVIKKFPNLRPKIAWKQPMFTDHGTFIIGFSVAKHHLAVAPEKAGIHHFSELIVQAGYNHTKQLVRIQWDSPVDFALLEKMIEFNILDKADCSTFWRE, encoded by the coding sequence ATGGAAGCTTTTGCAGAATATTTAGCGCATATTGATAACCCGCAACATCAAGCCCGAACGGAAGAGGTTTTAGCTTGGGTAATCAAGAAGTTTCCAAATTTAAGGCCAAAAATTGCGTGGAAACAGCCTATGTTTACGGATCACGGCACATTTATTATTGGCTTTAGCGTAGCCAAACATCATCTAGCCGTTGCCCCTGAAAAGGCAGGGATTCATCATTTTTCTGAGTTAATTGTGCAGGCTGGCTATAATCACACCAAGCAGTTGGTACGTATCCAGTGGGATAGTCCAGTTGATTTCGCATTACTTGAGAAAATGATCGAGTTTAATATTTTGGATAAGGCCGACTGTTCAACCTTTTGGCGGGAATAA
- a CDS encoding tetratricopeptide repeat protein encodes MIGKFLIFSLLWSLLGNPFLAMLVLLILIYILDRNFVGVLPSISKPWKRRRNAARLRQQIALNTNNVAAKFDLARIWLESKKYSQALELLLEIQSRYEDSADYWNARGTAEVHTTHLEDGEQHLLKALDINPRVQYGEPYLHLAAAFKERDVNKSLHYLQQFQEIQSSSSEGYYLTGLMYRMLGRKDEASAAFNQSIAVYRSLPKYRKRSERKWAARSLFRKLIG; translated from the coding sequence ATGATTGGGAAATTTTTGATTTTCTCTCTACTGTGGAGTTTGCTCGGTAACCCGTTTTTGGCAATGCTCGTACTCTTAATCTTGATCTATATATTGGATCGCAACTTTGTCGGTGTATTGCCCAGCATCAGCAAACCGTGGAAAAGAAGACGCAATGCAGCACGATTGCGTCAACAGATTGCGTTAAACACTAACAATGTGGCTGCCAAGTTTGATTTGGCTCGAATTTGGCTCGAAAGCAAGAAATACTCGCAGGCTTTGGAGCTACTATTGGAAATTCAATCCCGATATGAAGATTCAGCAGACTATTGGAACGCGCGGGGTACGGCTGAGGTACACACAACCCATCTGGAGGATGGAGAACAGCATTTACTCAAGGCACTGGACATTAACCCGCGAGTGCAATACGGTGAACCCTATTTGCATTTAGCCGCTGCTTTCAAGGAACGTGACGTAAATAAGTCACTACACTATCTACAGCAATTTCAGGAGATCCAATCTTCTTCTAGTGAGGGCTATTATCTGACAGGCCTAATGTACCGTATGCTGGGACGCAAGGATGAAGCCAGCGCTGCATTTAACCAATCCATTGCTGTCTATCGTTCTCTGCCCAAATACCGCAAACGAAGTGAGCGCAAGTGGGCTGCTCGTAGCTTATTCCGTAAATTAATCGGCTAA
- a CDS encoding GDSL-type esterase/lipase family protein, translating to MAYHYTAIGDSLTTGAGTLLGGGFVPVYRQMAERYLRTPVSYENLGINGLTSQELLSMVRNNPLFRSAINRAELITVTIGGNDLRPYISTLAGGPGSSGSSIPQALNHTKEHVRQIVHALYQIKSGQREPFIIRMVGLYNPFPGIREAGVYVRQFNSFLYTLGGPNYRVANIYPAFEGNERALLSLDRIHPNSRGYRVIAEELSRLGYAPLR from the coding sequence TTGGCGTATCACTACACAGCGATTGGAGATTCTTTAACGACAGGTGCAGGGACGTTGCTAGGTGGCGGCTTTGTACCTGTCTATCGGCAAATGGCAGAAAGATATCTCCGTACACCAGTCAGTTACGAGAATCTGGGAATCAACGGACTGACATCGCAGGAGCTGCTGTCTATGGTTCGCAACAATCCGCTTTTTCGGTCAGCAATCAATCGGGCTGAACTCATAACGGTGACGATCGGCGGCAATGATCTACGTCCATATATCAGTACACTTGCTGGAGGCCCAGGCTCTTCAGGTTCTTCCATTCCACAAGCACTGAATCATACCAAAGAACATGTACGCCAAATTGTACATGCCCTGTATCAAATAAAGTCCGGTCAGCGTGAGCCATTTATCATCCGAATGGTGGGATTATATAATCCTTTTCCAGGGATAAGAGAGGCGGGAGTATATGTACGCCAATTCAACTCGTTTCTCTATACATTGGGTGGACCCAATTACCGGGTAGCGAACATTTATCCCGCGTTCGAAGGCAATGAACGGGCATTGCTTTCGCTGGACCGGATACATCCGAATAGCCGTGGTTATCGTGTGATTGCGGAAGAACTGAGTCGACTTGGTTATGCGCCGTTACGATGA
- a CDS encoding GNAT family N-acetyltransferase — protein MFKNIKPDSAREEVLELLTYAVLDHPERGEAALRAYQASDEWKLFGVEDEGLIVGVVGFEEREDGTIVLHHLAVLPENRHRGYGRGMLLTLIKERSPKRLMVDTDAEGADFFRNVGFAVYGSEDLPDGGQFHCVYEIDEE, from the coding sequence ATGTTTAAAAATATAAAACCAGATTCAGCTCGTGAGGAGGTGCTGGAGCTGCTTACCTACGCCGTGCTAGATCATCCTGAACGCGGAGAGGCAGCTTTGCGTGCTTATCAAGCCTCGGATGAATGGAAGTTGTTCGGTGTGGAAGATGAAGGACTTATTGTAGGTGTTGTCGGTTTTGAGGAGCGGGAGGATGGAACGATTGTGCTCCATCATCTGGCTGTATTGCCTGAAAATCGTCATAGAGGCTACGGCAGAGGGATGTTGCTTACACTTATTAAGGAGCGTAGCCCGAAGCGACTTATGGTGGATACAGATGCGGAGGGGGCAGATTTCTTCCGCAACGTGGGGTTTGCTGTATATGGATCAGAGGATTTGCCAGATGGTGGGCAATTTCATTGTGTATATGAAATAGACGAAGAATAA
- a CDS encoding nucleotidyltransferase family protein, with amino-acid sequence MKSEENVLRIIQYMNDPQVLEDLRYVRELKLPQGCIAAGYVRNRVWDKLHGYTTATPLNDIDVIYFDPKNTLEERDEFLEQSLNRKQAGRNWSVKNQARMHIRNGEAPYSSIEDAMSRWPETATAVAIRLNAKDQMEVICPHGLEDLLDMRVRQSPLFRHTTAFRQRVFEKQWLDNWPLLIVEN; translated from the coding sequence ATGAAGTCGGAAGAAAATGTGCTACGAATCATACAATATATGAATGATCCACAGGTCTTGGAAGACTTGCGCTATGTGCGAGAGCTGAAGCTTCCGCAAGGTTGTATAGCCGCGGGCTATGTACGCAACCGTGTGTGGGACAAGCTACATGGTTATACAACAGCTACACCACTAAACGATATCGATGTTATTTATTTTGACCCCAAAAATACGCTAGAGGAACGAGATGAATTTCTGGAGCAGTCCTTGAATCGTAAACAGGCGGGACGCAACTGGTCTGTCAAAAATCAAGCTCGGATGCATATTCGCAATGGGGAGGCTCCGTATTCCTCGATAGAGGATGCGATGAGTCGCTGGCCAGAGACGGCAACTGCTGTAGCCATTCGATTGAATGCCAAGGATCAAATGGAGGTCATTTGTCCGCATGGGCTGGAAGATCTGCTGGATATGCGGGTACGTCAAAGCCCATTGTTCCGTCACACTACGGCTTTTCGTCAGCGTGTATTTGAAAAACAGTGGCTAGATAACTGGCCGTTGCTTATTGTGGAAAATTAA
- a CDS encoding MDR family MFS transporter encodes MKEQLRSIHPLAWTIIAGTIFGRMATSMSIPFLSIYLTTRLGVTPFHTGVIVSVSSLVGIFASFYGGYISDRIGRRKVMLVSIASWALVFVAFALAEAAWAFFVINALNGLCRSLFEPTSRALLSDVTPKEKRLLVYNMRYAAINVGVVAGPLLGLMLGSASTGTPFMVAAGVYALYGVLLLIQFTRYASDLHVGTTAGEAPLRIGEAFRTASRDPIFMPILLGTVFCVMGYAHSNSTMPQFLSLSFEEGTRWFTYMLTVNAVCVLAFQYPLVRLASRFSPVNSLIAGNICIAVSLLLCGMLNSGWMFILDMVLFTIGEVLLFTMLDVLIDQIADAQYKGTYFGTIGFNNLGSVLAPLFGGWLLDVYGQTAPLAVFVPVALSVVIGIPFLLVARRRLAQRTARFAAQGAESVQQLSS; translated from the coding sequence ATGAAAGAACAGCTGCGTTCCATTCACCCGCTGGCCTGGACAATTATAGCGGGTACGATTTTTGGTCGGATGGCGACCTCTATGAGCATCCCATTTTTGTCTATTTATCTGACCACCCGTCTGGGGGTCACCCCCTTTCATACGGGGGTGATCGTATCGGTCAGCTCGCTGGTTGGCATTTTTGCCAGCTTTTACGGTGGATATATTTCAGATCGGATCGGACGACGTAAGGTCATGCTGGTATCCATTGCGAGTTGGGCGCTTGTATTTGTCGCTTTTGCGTTGGCAGAAGCGGCTTGGGCCTTTTTTGTCATTAATGCTCTGAATGGACTGTGCAGATCCTTGTTCGAGCCAACTTCGCGGGCGCTATTATCCGATGTAACCCCCAAGGAGAAGAGATTGCTTGTCTATAACATGAGATATGCGGCGATTAATGTTGGTGTGGTGGCAGGACCGCTGCTTGGTTTGATGTTGGGATCGGCATCTACAGGTACGCCGTTCATGGTAGCCGCTGGTGTGTATGCTCTGTACGGGGTACTGCTGTTGATCCAGTTTACTCGGTATGCATCGGATCTGCATGTAGGCACAACAGCGGGAGAGGCTCCGCTGCGGATAGGCGAGGCGTTCCGAACAGCCAGTAGGGATCCCATATTTATGCCGATTCTGTTGGGAACTGTATTCTGCGTAATGGGCTATGCCCATTCCAATTCGACAATGCCTCAATTTTTATCGTTGTCCTTCGAGGAAGGTACCCGGTGGTTTACATACATGCTAACGGTCAACGCGGTTTGCGTATTGGCTTTTCAGTATCCACTGGTGCGGCTGGCAAGCCGCTTTTCTCCAGTGAATTCCTTAATAGCAGGGAATATATGTATTGCGGTCAGCTTGCTGCTGTGCGGTATGCTAAACTCAGGCTGGATGTTTATACTGGATATGGTGCTGTTTACAATAGGCGAAGTATTATTGTTCACGATGCTGGACGTACTGATTGATCAAATTGCTGATGCTCAATATAAAGGGACCTACTTCGGTACGATCGGCTTTAATAATTTGGGTAGTGTACTGGCTCCTTTATTTGGTGGCTGGTTGCTGGATGTCTATGGTCAAACGGCACCGCTTGCCGTGTTTGTTCCGGTTGCACTGTCGGTTGTGATCGGTATTCCCTTCCTGCTGGTCGCACGCCGCCGTTTGGCGCAGCGTACAGCCCGATTCGCGGCTCAAGGAGCAGAGTCTGTGCAGCAACTGTCATCATAA